A region of the Magnetococcales bacterium genome:
CGATAGGACTCGACGACGATGAGTTTTTTATCTCGTCCCACGCGTTCTATTTCCCGGATGGCTCGGTCGAGGTCGAAGCAGTGGAGGTTGTGGAGGGTGGTGATGGAAAAGACGAAGTCGAAGCTGTTGTCTTCAAAGGGGAGTTGGATGGCGTTGCCTTGATGCAGGAAGGGTTGCACTTCTTTTTTGGCGTGTTGGATGGCGTAGGGGGAGATATCGAGTCCGGATACTTCGATGCCGGGGATGGCTTGGGTGAATTCGTGGAGGAGGAAGGCTTTGCCGCAGCCTACGTCGAGGATTCGGTCTCCGGCTTTGAGTTTGTAGTGTTTGGCCATTTCCTGTGCGACTGGCAGCCATCGTCCGTCGTAGTGGTAGCCGCCGTAGCCGTAGTGGCGTTCGCCATCCCAGTATTCTTTGTCCCATTTTTTAGCGATGGTGGCGCAGTGGGCTTTGTCGTGATCCAGCACCCGTTGGCGGTAGTTTCGTTTGGTTCGGGTATGGAGTTTACCGATAAAGTCTACGCGTTCCATGTTGTTCTTCCTTTGACTTTAACTATTAAAAAAAAAGCGGGGGGGGATTGGGGGGGATTCTTCCTCCCCAAGGTCTTTCCTTTGATCTTGATTTTGTTTCTCATCCTTTGATCTTGATTTTGTTTCTTATCCTTTGATTTACAACCCCCCGGGGGTGTGGGGGCGAGCCCCCACGGTCTTTCTTTTGATTTTGATCTTGATTTTGTTTGTCATTTTTTGATCTTGTTATAGCAGTTCCATTTGGAAATGATGCATCGTGGTCTCTTCGATAAAAAACCTAAAAACAAAATCAAGACCTTGGGGCTGCGCCCCAAACCCGCTGGATATGGAAAATCAAAAGATTAAGTCAAAAGATTAAGTCAAAAGACAAACCGTGGGCTCTGCCCACACCCGGAAGGGAGATAATCCCCCTTCACCCCTAATAGTAAAATCAAAAGCAAAATCGACAGAGGATCTTTACACTCTTTATTCATCCCCCAGAAGCGAAACAAACCGTTTGCAGGCACTCTCCACATCCAGAGGCATCAATCTGGTTGCACGGATCCATTTGACCGGGTTCATGGAAATATTCAACGGACGCTCTTCCAAAAAATCAAAATCATTGATTCGACAGTAGGTCACCTTCGGTTCCGGAAAGACGATCCCCCCCTCTCGCAGATGTGCCAGCAGCCGCCGGAACATGCCTGCCCGACTGATAGCCATGGGTCCGCAAAGGTGAAAGAGGCCGGAAAGATCATCCGCCACCAAACGCATCAACCCCGTCGTCACATCTTCCATCAGGACAGGTGAAAACAGTTCATCTTCCGCCAGCCGCTGATGTTCTTCCCGGCGGAGAGCATCGAACCAGTTGGCCAGCAGCATGCCATCATGGGGCTCAGTACCATAAACTTTGGAAAGCCGGATGATGGCGTGATCCTCCCCTGTTTCCTGAAGAAACTTTTCCACCGCCACCTTTTGTCGGCCATAGGTGCTTAAAGGATTGGGAACGTCGGATTCGTTATAGTTGCTGCCACAACCATCAAACACCTGATCGGTGGAGGTGAAAAGGGGTTTGATACCGAGGCTGAGCAACCCTTCAATCAGCTTTTGAATGCCAACGACGTTGATCTCATGGGAGCGGATTTTATCCCGGGCGCAGGCATCCAGGCGGGTGAGGCCGTGGAGGATCAGAGCGTGGCTGAAGGGGCCGTGCTCCTGGATAAAAGGGGTGAGGGGAGTGGTGGCCGGGTCAAAGTGAACCATCCCGGGCTGCTCACGGGAATGCCAGGTAGCCACCGCCCGCTCAGGGCCAGCCTGGGCAAAAAGATGCCGACCGATGATGCCGGAGCCACCGATGATCAAAAAGCGGGAGGGTTGGTTCGACATGTTGCCAAATCCTTGAAGAGGTTTATAGCCGTTCCATTTAAAAATTGGAGATGCTTTTCTGACTCGTCATCCCCGCGAAGGCGGGGATCCAGAAAGTCCAGCGCGCATGTTTCCAAATTTGGCGATACTTTTAGCCCACACCAAGGATCTTGAAAGGTTAAAGTTTTCTTTGAGTGCGAACCTTGCCTCCCCTGGATTCCCGCTTTCGCGGGAATGACACCTCAAGGGAGGGGTGTCTCATTTTCAGTTGGAATTGCTGTACTCATTGCCCATCAGGGTTTGACCAGATATCCCGCCGGGGTGTTGGTCCAGGGGAGTGTTTTGATGATGACCTCGGGCTTGTCGGCAAAAAATTCATCCACCGCCCGGGTCTCTCCGGGCCAATCCTTGATGGCATATTCATCAAACAACAAAATGCCCCCCCGGGAGAGCCGGGGCCAGAACCCTTCCAGAGCGACCCGGGTGGGCTGATAGAGATCGCAGTCGAAGTGGATGAGGGAAAAGCGCACCCCAGGGTTTTCGTCGAGAAATTTGGGCACACTCTGCTCGATCTGGCCATCCACCAGTTTGACCCGTGGCTTCCAGGGGATAAAACGGTCGTCGTCGAAAATATCGATGGCTTCCCGCAGCTCCTGAAGATATTGAGCCGGAGAAAATCCGCCCACCACCTTGTTGGCATCCTTTTCGGTATCGCCATCCTCCGGGGAAAAATGGGTAAAGCCCTGCCAGTTGTCAAAGCCGTAGACTGTTTTGGTGCGATCACCAATGGCATAGGCCTCCAGCAGGTTGGCCCAGGTCATGAGCCCCAACCCCCGAAAAACCCCCAGCTCCGCAATATCCCCCGGCACCTCCAGGGTTTCCTTGAAGAGATCGGTATGGGCCAGAAATCGCTTCAACCATTGGCGGCGGCCCAGTACCGGAAAATGCTGGGCCGCTTCCATGGGCGTGATCTGGTGCTTGGCGCAATGATCCCGCAGTCGTGCTTCGATTTCAGCGTCGATACCGGTTTTTTTAAAACCATCAAACCTGGCCATGGCGTTAGGATTCCGTCGAAATAAGGTTGAACGTTTGATAGGCGTTGAGAGGCTTGGGCTTGCCTACGTGGGGGCTGACAAAGCGGTCGAAAAATTCGGGATCCTCGCCGATGATACAGCGGGGGTGGTCGCCACTGAACCAGGCGTTGGTCAACAGATCGGCCCGCATTTTTTGGAGACTTTTGTCCCGAACATTGCCCAGGGAATATTGCAAAAAATTGCAGGGGAGCACTTCGCCATCCGCCGTAATGCCGATAAAGCGGGTGCCTGCCGGGCAGTTGTCCTCCCCCCCGGTATAGAGATCCCGTTTGACCATCTCCTGGCCGTTGGGAAGCCTGGGGCTTTTTTCCCGGAGTTTTTGGATATATTGGGCATCCTCCGGGGTGATGAGGAGATCCTTGCGGCCATCCCAGTTGCCCACGGGTTCGGCGATCTGCACATCCAGACGAATGCGCTTATTCAGGGCAAAGTCGTAGACCCGCTGGAACCCCTCCTGGTAGAGCGATTGATGGGTAACGACGATGGAGACGCCGGTGAGGAGCCCTTCGGCCAAAACATGATCGATGGCTTTAAGCACCCGCTGGTAGGAGCCCGGTGCCCGGTCGGCGTCGTGTTCGGCTTCGATGCCGGAATCGAGGCTGAAGGTGATTTTGTCCACCTGCCGGGCTTTCAACCAGGCGATGGTTTCCTGATCCATGCGCCAGCCGTTGCTGATGACGTTGATGTAGGTCGCTTCCGGATGGCAATTTTCCAGAAAAAAGGCCAATCGCTCCTTGTCCTCAATGGGCTCCCCGCCTTGAAAGACATAGTGCATGCAGCCCATCTCGTAGGCTTCATCAAGCACTCGGGCAACGATGGGCAGCTCCAGAGGGGTTACCTTGGCAAAGGTTTCGGCATAGCACTTGGTGCAGCGCATGGTGCAGCGGGGGGTGGTGTCAAAGGCGATGGTGCGCAGATCCTCTGGGCGTGCGCTTTTTTCCCGAGCATGGAGCAGTGGTTTTTCGCTGTACATGGTTAAAAAAATCCCCAAACGGGTTTGGTTCTGACGGGGCTGTTCATGGGCGCTATCACCTCCGGATAAAACTGAGATATTGCTGTCCCCGGCCAAAAAAAGGGGCAAACCGCGTTAAGGTTGGAAAACGCTCTTCTCCGAGGGCCGCCTGGAACTCCCTGAGGGCGGCGGCGGTTTCGGTGGCAAAGGGATCAACCAACCCGGCAACCTCCCCCACCAGCCCCGCTATCCCCTCTCGATTTCCGGTATTCAACTCCCCATAGAGAGCCTCCCCCAGGGGAATAAGGGGTTGGTTGAGTTCAGGGCTTCTGGGAGGATGGAGAAAGCGATGATCCAGGAGATTGTGGAGGTTTTCGAGATAGCTCTGTCTGACGATCTCATTAAATCCCGGATCCGGATTGTGGATCGACTTATACCAGCGCCAGTCGGTAAAAAACCGGGGGGAGGCTCCCTGGACATCAAACTGGAGATCATCCCCATCCCGGCTTAAGGCGTCGATGGCGTCCGGTATGGGCAGGAGCTGGCCGGTGAGGGGTTGCAGAACGTTATCCAGAATCCAATCCCGGATGGGGCGGCTCATGGCGGGCAGAGTGGCCAGATGGGGCTCGAAAAAGGGGATCAGCTGCGCGACCTTTTGATCGATGGGGGCCTCTTTCGGCAGCCATAAATCAGCGGCAATGCGCCGCAAAATTTCGCTCAGAAAGGAGACGTTATCCATGCAGGTGATGACCAGGATACCGCCGGGTTTGACATGCCCCGCCACCCGGCGCAAAAACGCCTCGGGGTGGGTCTGCCCGGAGATCACCCCTTCGCAAAAGACCCCATCATAAAGCCCATCGCTTTGGTAGGATTCAATCAATCCCAGCTCGGTCTGCCAGTTGTCGGCTTTTGGAAAATAGTCCGAGAGGCGCTTGCGGGTCTCTTGCAGCCCGGTGGGATTACCATCCACCAGTCGATAGTGGCCCGGCGCCAGGCTCAGGGTAAAAAGGGCGTTGTGGCCGCTGCCCGGACCAAACTCCAGCAGCCGTTTGCCCTGGAGGAGCCCCGGGGGCAGCCCCAGGAGCCGATAGAGGGCGGCCCGGCGGCGGAAGTGGTTGTTTAAATCGGAAATCTCCTGGGCGACGGGAGAGATCCGGTTTTCCCGATAATAATCGAGAAAGGGTTGGGGGCTCATGGAGCCGGGTCCAGGGGGATAGGCAGATGGAAGGTAACCCCCGGACGTTGCAGGCGCTGGACGATGGGCTGGGCCAGGTGGGGAGAGAAGGCCATGAATACCGCGCTGCCCTCGGGAATCCGGTCCGGGGGAAGGATGGGGCGGCCCAGGTGGGTACGGCCCCATTGATGGGGATCCTCATCCACAAAAAAGGGCGCTTGGCTGCCCCCTTCCTGAAAGAGCCAGGTGGCGGCGATGGAGGTGCCGAAAATGGCGGGTGCCTGGTCGGCGGTTCCCAGTTTTTTCAGGGCACGGGCACTCTCCTGAAGCCAGGTGAGTCGTGCTTGGAGATCCTGCTTTATCCCGGCTAACTCGATGCTGGATGGGGTCGGGGGAGGGGGGGCGTTGTTGTCGCAGCCGGAATCGCCGACACGCGGGCTGTTACGGAGGCCATTACGGTGGCCGATGCCGGGCTTTTTGCCGCCACGCTTGGCCGTCCAGTTGGGCGTGCGCACCTCCGCCCGTTTTCGAGGGCGCGCCACCACCGAAAGCTCCTTGGAGACCCAATCCCGGGTGACATGAAAACATTGAAACCCGGCGCGGCGTAAAATCCACACCAGGGTGGCCGGGGTAAAATGGCTGCAATGATCCGCCACCAACAGATCAAAGGGGCTCTCCTGCCAGTAGGGCACCTGAATGAGCACCAGGCCATCAGCGGTGAGCTTGGTGGTGATGCGCTTTAAAAAGGTGACCGGGTCGGGCAGATGCTCGAAAAGGTGGACCAGGGTGATGAGGTCGAAGCGTCCCGGGAGCTGATAGGGCTCCGGGGTGACGAAGAGCTTGGCACCCGGTATCGCCTCAACGCTTTTTTGATGGCGTCCGCTCCATTCGGTGCCGTGGAGTTCCCAGTCCGGTTTGCGGCTGGAGAGGGTTTTGAGCAGGGCACCGTTGCCACAGCCGATATCGAGGAGTCGTCCCTTTTCCGGCAGACCGAACATGCCGCACAGCCCTTCCATGATGCGCTCCGAGCGGCTTTGGGAGCTGCCGGAGTCCTGAAAAATGGCCTGTTCGTGGCTGTCACTCTGGGCATAGATTTCATAGCCCTGGTAAATTTGGCGCACCTCTTTGTGCCACTTTTCATCGGGCCTTTTTTGCACGGTACCGCAGTTGGAGCAGAGATAGAGCCTTCCTCCCCGGCTCCAGGGGCGGCAGTCGGAGGTGACCTGATGAAAAGCGTGGGGATAGGCTGTGAGGGATTGTCCCTGGCACACATGGCAGATGGGAGGGCTCATGTCCGTTTGGCTCCGCTGTTGACCATATTGGAATAAAAATGCTTGAAGAGCAGCCCGCTGAGGCCAAAGCCGGTGGCTTCGGCTTTTTCGATAAATTCATCGTGGAGAACGTGATAACGGGGTAAAAAATCCCCATAGGCTCCGACAAAAAAATGCTGGGCCCGGCGGTGCAACTCCTCATCGGAACAGTCGGCTGAAATGCGATCAACAATCTCCCGAAAATAGCCGTCGTTGGCGCTGCCCAGCTCTTCCTTCAGAGTGGCATATTGCTCTTTCAGCTGGGCAAAATCATCTTTCAGGGCATGGAGGATATCGCTGTTCATGGGGTTGGTCATGCGGGCGATGAGGTTTTCCAGCTGAATCTGATAGGAATTTAATTTCAGCGTCATGGGAAAACGTCCGAAGAGGCCGTCCCAATGGCGGGCTACCCGCTCGGCGGTGGGATCCTTGAAGGTATATTTGGGCAGCTGCCAATAGTGCTCCGGCTCCCGCACCCGCCCCTCTTCCCGGAGCACATGATACATTTTTGAATCCCGAATCAGCATCAGCACGTTGGAAAGATTGTTGGGATTGTCGGTGAGCCCCAGGGAGCGGACAAAATCGATGTTTTGGCGGATGGTCTCCAGGGTGGAGTTGGGGCCAAACATGATGAAGCCGATCATGACGAAAAAGCCGTCGATCCCCTGAAGCCGTTTGACCGTGCGCAGATTTTGTTCCAGGTTGGCCCGCTTTTCAAAGAACGCCAGCTCCTGATCCGATCCCGACTCGGCACCGACGATGATGATGTCGATGCCCGCCTGCTTCCAGAGTTTCAATAACGCTTCATCCTCTTCTTCGAGCAGGGTGTCGCAGCGCATATAGATTTTGGCGGAGAGGGGGATCTGGCGCTGGATGATATCGGTGCAGATTTTTCGGGTGCGCTCCTTGCCCTTTTTGCCCGGATCCTCGAAGGAGGAGTCGGCAAAGTTGAAGATGCGGGCGTGATGGTTTTTGGAAAGATGTTCCAGCTCATCCACCACCTTGGTCGCAGAGCGGCCCCGCCAGAGTTTGCCCTTTTGCAGGCGGGTGTAAAAATTGACCGAGCAAAAGCTGCACCGGGCGATGCAGCCCCGGGAAGTGGAGATGCGCACACTCTCCATCAGCCCGCCATCCTTGGGATCCCGCTGGGCCTGACCCAAAAAATCCCGGGCGGGAAAAGGCAGGATATCGAGATCCGGAATCAAGGGCCGGGGAGGGTTGTGGACAATGGTGCCGTCGGGTTTCCGCCAGACCAGTCCCGCGATGGCGGCAAAATCGATGGCTTGGGGGGAGCGCTCCGGCACTATCGGGATCGCTGTCGAAGCAGAATCGGCTGAGGGATTTTTTTGTTGGTGCAGGGCCTGCATCAACAGGCGCACCGTCTCTTCCCCTTCCCCCACCACGATGCAGTCGAAGAGGGGTTCGCTTGCCAGGATCGATTCGGATTGGGCCGCGAGAAAAGGCCCCCCCAGCACGATCAACGCCTGGGGCCGCCGGGCTTTGATTCCCTCAGCCACCGCCCGCACACTGAGATAGTTGACCATGTTGAGCTGAAAGCCGTAGAGATCCGCTTCCACTTCGATGGCCGCTTCCAGCTCCTCCGGCTTGCCGTCGGGCTGGCACTGGTGGATCGTGACGGGAAAATTTTGCTCCCGCAGATAGGCGGCAATAGCCCCCACCCCCATGGGAATTTCCTGATCGAACTGGCTGTCACCCTGCATCACCACGTTGATCATCGCCAGTGTCGGCAGTGCCCCTCCCGATTGGGTTTGGGGGCTTTGGGAGGCAGCCGTACCATCCCCCACCAGAGAGAGCCTGCTGCCCTTGGATGGGGGGGGGTGCCCGGTGTGGGCTGCCGGATGGATTTTGGTTTTGAGGATGGGAGTCGCCATGGACTGGTTTTACCCGTCGTTTATTTTCGAAACCATCGCCAAAATCCGTTCGGCGAAAAGATCGAATGAGTGGTGTGGAGGGATATCCAGGGGGTTGCCTTCGGGAATGCGGGTGAGGCACTTTTTCAGCTCTTTCCGGGTGTTGAAAAAGAGACATTCATCGTCCCAGTTGGGGGGCTCGGTATAGGCTCTGGCATCGTAGACCACCGGAATCGCGCCACACGCCGCCACCTCCACCAGCCGCTGTGAGTTGACCAGACGGGGGTTGGCACACAGGGCGTAGCGGGCTTCGTTGTAGACTTTGGCCACCTCGGGTCCGTGGCTCAACTCCCCCTTGTAAAAGGGCAGGATTTCCGGGGTTTTTTGCCAGCTCCAGCCATACACCTCCACCTCATAACCCAACTCTGATCCCACCTGACACCACCAGACCACGGTGGTGGTGCGCAACACCTTGGAAAAGTGCCATAAACGGACGGCTTCAAAGGAAAGGTCGAACCGTTCAGCTTCGCTCTTTAAAAATTCATCCGTGACCTCACCATTCTCTTCCAGCTTGTCATGGATCGCCCGTTCGATTCCTATATAGGTATGGGGGGCCTCATAGCCGGAGCCGACAAAGACAATTTTTTTGCGCCCTTCAAGGGGCTGGGTGAGGCGAAAATGATCGAGATCCACACAAAAGCTTTGTCGGTGAATTTCCGGTGCCTGACAATCTTTCAGCATGTCGTCAAACTGGGGATAGGAGGAAAAAACGATATCCCGCTCCCGCCAGGGGAGAGGCTCCCGATTATAGATTTCCGGCATGGGATCCTGCCACCAGATCACGTTGAAGACATCCTCGTGGAGCATCTGGTTGTTCAGGTGATTGATGCTGACCGTGATGTGGGGATTGAATTCAATCTGTGCCTTCAGAGCCTGGACGGCATCCAGAGCCTCCATATCGTTTTTTTCCAGGACCACATGGGTCTGGCACCCCAGCTTTTCGAACGCCTTGGCCAGATTTTTGGAGCTGAACTGCATGACGGTGGTCAGGCGGGAAGCGCGGAAATAGATTCGTAAGGGTTCATCCGGTTTAAACTCAGGACGGTTGCAGATGGATTCGTTGGCCAACACCTGGACTTTGCGTTTGCGGGTGACCTCGATGCCATCCAACTGCCAGGCGATACGGATGGCCTGGCTGATGGCAGAGGCGTTTTCCAGATCAAAGGCGACCTCTTTGGGGATGCGTAGCCGGGTGTTCAAAAGAACAGGATACATGTCGTCGAAAGGGATGCTGACCAGGTTGGCCGGGTCATCCGCCAAGGCTTCCCCGGGGTGGTAACAGACTTGCAGTCCATCGACAGCCGTGGTGAGTTCTATCCGGTTTTGTTTCAGCGCCTCCCTGCGGGCCACCTGGGAATCAACGAAAAAAGTGTCTGACAGCGGTCGGGGATTTTCCGGCTGGCTGTTGTTGTAGTGATGGTAGAGCTGTTGATGCACCCCGGCAGAGGCTGGACACTCCAACCCGGCAAAACTGTTGGTAAGCCCCAAGTGCAGCACATCCCAGTTGAAACGGATTTTCAGCGCCTGCTGATAGGTGACCGCCGCCTGGGAATACTCCTTCTTGATCAGGTAGGCCATTCCCAGATTGCTCATCGCCTCGATATGTTCGGGATTGATCTTCAACACATCCTTGTAGCGCGCCATGGCGGCATCCACCTGCTCCCGAGCCAGAAGGGTGTTGCCCAGGCTGTTGAGATAGGTGGTATTTTGGGGTTCCTGAAGGATGGCGCGGCTGATGAGGTTCAGGGCCTTGGCATAATCTTCCTGCTTGTGGGCCACCAATCCCAGGAGATAGAGGAGCAGGGAGTTGTTGGGCTGTTGCTCCAGGAGCTGTAGATAGATCTCCTTGGCCTGATCATACGCCTCGGCCTTGTGGCACTGGGTGGCCCGGATGAGTTCCTCCTGGTAGTGGCGCTGGGCTGCGGACATGGACTCGTCTTCCTTCATGGGGCGCTTCTTGTCTGGATATGGGGCATGGCGGTGGATTGTCAGCTCTCAACCATCAGCTTTCAGACGTCAGGCTGCCTGTTGCAACTCATTCAAAATGGGATAGTCGAACCGTTCAGCCACCTCTGCCATTTTGGGCATGATTTTCAGGCAGAAGAGGAACATCATCTGATGGTTGTCCGGCCAGGTGAGAAAGGTGGAGCGGGGATCCTTGGGGGCTTTTTTCCGGCGGTGGGCATTGATCTTTCCCTGGGAAAAGACCGATTCCAGATAACCATCGTCACAGGGCAGAGCCCCTTGGGTCATGGTGCTGAAAAGCTGCCCAAAAGTGCCGGGATCCCGGGTAAAATCCTCCATGCGGAAGATATGATCCTTTTCGAGGGTGAGCATGTGAATATCGTTGGCCATGGTTTCCAGAGCCACCCACAAGAAGGTCATGTCGTCGATAAAGGCCTTGATATCGCCAGTGCCGTTCAACGGGGCGATAAATTTGGCCTCCATGAAGCGATCGACAATGGATTTATAGCGTTTGGCATAGTGAAAAAAGAACTCCACCAGCGCCATGCATTCAGTGCCGGAGGCGGTGTGGGCCGCCTTGTCCAGGTGGTGGGTGGTGAGTGAGGTGACCCGCATGATGGGATCCCGGGCAATCATGCCGAAGCGACCCTGACGGGCGTTGGCGGCCTGTTGCATGGAGAGGCCGTGATAGCCGTGAACCGCCCCGGCAAAATGGTCATCCCCCCCCAAAGAGGCCAGATCTTCGGCAAATTGTGCAGGGGTTCTTTCAGTGGAGCCGGGATTGGATTGGGGCTCATGCTCCTGGGATGCGGGAATCTGGGGCCAGAAGCGGCCGCCATGAAAGCAGGTGACGTTGGGGTGGAGATCCAGTGAGCGGGCCAGCCAAGCGGTGGCAGAGCCTCCCCAGGAGGAGAGATAAAATATTTTCGACATGTCTACCTTCTTTCGTTGCACATCCCGTTGGGTGTGATCCCAAGTCCACTATAGGGTCAAATTGGGGCGTATCCGGATCCGGAGGATCCAGGGGATCCAGAAATAGGATGCAATTTTCCTGCCGTTGTTTGGGAGGGCTTGGCACTGGCCTGGGAGAGGAGCGGGAGTGAGGTTGGGGGTGGGGGAAAGGGGGCGTGGTATCGCTGTTTTTCCGGAACTGGCTGGGGATATATCCCCGTGTGGGAAAATAGCCGGATCCCAGG
Encoded here:
- a CDS encoding radical SAM protein, which produces MYSEKPLLHAREKSARPEDLRTIAFDTTPRCTMRCTKCYAETFAKVTPLELPIVARVLDEAYEMGCMHYVFQGGEPIEDKERLAFFLENCHPEATYINVISNGWRMDQETIAWLKARQVDKITFSLDSGIEAEHDADRAPGSYQRVLKAIDHVLAEGLLTGVSIVVTHQSLYQEGFQRVYDFALNKRIRLDVQIAEPVGNWDGRKDLLITPEDAQYIQKLREKSPRLPNGQEMVKRDLYTGGEDNCPAGTRFIGITADGEVLPCNFLQYSLGNVRDKSLQKMRADLLTNAWFSGDHPRCIIGEDPEFFDRFVSPHVGKPKPLNAYQTFNLISTES
- a CDS encoding class I SAM-dependent methyltransferase — protein: MERVDFIGKLHTRTKRNYRQRVLDHDKAHCATIAKKWDKEYWDGERHYGYGGYHYDGRWLPVAQEMAKHYKLKAGDRILDVGCGKAFLLHEFTQAIPGIEVSGLDISPYAIQHAKKEVQPFLHQGNAIQLPFEDNSFDFVFSITTLHNLHCFDLDRAIREIERVGRDKKLIVVESYRNETEKANLLYWQLTCEAFLTPEEWLWWYEKCGYTGDYDYIFFE
- a CDS encoding class I SAM-dependent methyltransferase gives rise to the protein MSPPICHVCQGQSLTAYPHAFHQVTSDCRPWSRGGRLYLCSNCGTVQKRPDEKWHKEVRQIYQGYEIYAQSDSHEQAIFQDSGSSQSRSERIMEGLCGMFGLPEKGRLLDIGCGNGALLKTLSSRKPDWELHGTEWSGRHQKSVEAIPGAKLFVTPEPYQLPGRFDLITLVHLFEHLPDPVTFLKRITTKLTADGLVLIQVPYWQESPFDLLVADHCSHFTPATLVWILRRAGFQCFHVTRDWVSKELSVVARPRKRAEVRTPNWTAKRGGKKPGIGHRNGLRNSPRVGDSGCDNNAPPPPTPSSIELAGIKQDLQARLTWLQESARALKKLGTADQAPAIFGTSIAATWLFQEGGSQAPFFVDEDPHQWGRTHLGRPILPPDRIPEGSAVFMAFSPHLAQPIVQRLQRPGVTFHLPIPLDPAP
- a CDS encoding tetratricopeptide repeat protein is translated as MKEDESMSAAQRHYQEELIRATQCHKAEAYDQAKEIYLQLLEQQPNNSLLLYLLGLVAHKQEDYAKALNLISRAILQEPQNTTYLNSLGNTLLAREQVDAAMARYKDVLKINPEHIEAMSNLGMAYLIKKEYSQAAVTYQQALKIRFNWDVLHLGLTNSFAGLECPASAGVHQQLYHHYNNSQPENPRPLSDTFFVDSQVARREALKQNRIELTTAVDGLQVCYHPGEALADDPANLVSIPFDDMYPVLLNTRLRIPKEVAFDLENASAISQAIRIAWQLDGIEVTRKRKVQVLANESICNRPEFKPDEPLRIYFRASRLTTVMQFSSKNLAKAFEKLGCQTHVVLEKNDMEALDAVQALKAQIEFNPHITVSINHLNNQMLHEDVFNVIWWQDPMPEIYNREPLPWRERDIVFSSYPQFDDMLKDCQAPEIHRQSFCVDLDHFRLTQPLEGRKKIVFVGSGYEAPHTYIGIERAIHDKLEENGEVTDEFLKSEAERFDLSFEAVRLWHFSKVLRTTTVVWWCQVGSELGYEVEVYGWSWQKTPEILPFYKGELSHGPEVAKVYNEARYALCANPRLVNSQRLVEVAACGAIPVVYDARAYTEPPNWDDECLFFNTRKELKKCLTRIPEGNPLDIPPHHSFDLFAERILAMVSKINDG
- a CDS encoding cobalamin-dependent protein (Presence of a B(12) (cobalamin)-binding domain implies dependence on cobalamin itself, in one of its several forms, or in some unusual lineages, dependence on a cobalamin-like analog.); amino-acid sequence: MATPILKTKIHPAAHTGHPPPSKGSRLSLVGDGTAASQSPQTQSGGALPTLAMINVVMQGDSQFDQEIPMGVGAIAAYLREQNFPVTIHQCQPDGKPEELEAAIEVEADLYGFQLNMVNYLSVRAVAEGIKARRPQALIVLGGPFLAAQSESILASEPLFDCIVVGEGEETVRLLMQALHQQKNPSADSASTAIPIVPERSPQAIDFAAIAGLVWRKPDGTIVHNPPRPLIPDLDILPFPARDFLGQAQRDPKDGGLMESVRISTSRGCIARCSFCSVNFYTRLQKGKLWRGRSATKVVDELEHLSKNHHARIFNFADSSFEDPGKKGKERTRKICTDIIQRQIPLSAKIYMRCDTLLEEEDEALLKLWKQAGIDIIIVGAESGSDQELAFFEKRANLEQNLRTVKRLQGIDGFFVMIGFIMFGPNSTLETIRQNIDFVRSLGLTDNPNNLSNVLMLIRDSKMYHVLREEGRVREPEHYWQLPKYTFKDPTAERVARHWDGLFGRFPMTLKLNSYQIQLENLIARMTNPMNSDILHALKDDFAQLKEQYATLKEELGSANDGYFREIVDRISADCSDEELHRRAQHFFVGAYGDFLPRYHVLHDEFIEKAEATGFGLSGLLFKHFYSNMVNSGAKRT
- a CDS encoding sugar nucleotide-binding protein, whose amino-acid sequence is MSNQPSRFLIIGGSGIIGRHLFAQAGPERAVATWHSREQPGMVHFDPATTPLTPFIQEHGPFSHALILHGLTRLDACARDKIRSHEINVVGIQKLIEGLLSLGIKPLFTSTDQVFDGCGSNYNESDVPNPLSTYGRQKVAVEKFLQETGEDHAIIRLSKVYGTEPHDGMLLANWFDALRREEHQRLAEDELFSPVLMEDVTTGLMRLVADDLSGLFHLCGPMAISRAGMFRRLLAHLREGGIVFPEPKVTYCRINDFDFLEERPLNISMNPVKWIRATRLMPLDVESACKRFVSLLGDE
- a CDS encoding class I SAM-dependent methyltransferase, giving the protein MARFDGFKKTGIDAEIEARLRDHCAKHQITPMEAAQHFPVLGRRQWLKRFLAHTDLFKETLEVPGDIAELGVFRGLGLMTWANLLEAYAIGDRTKTVYGFDNWQGFTHFSPEDGDTEKDANKVVGGFSPAQYLQELREAIDIFDDDRFIPWKPRVKLVDGQIEQSVPKFLDENPGVRFSLIHFDCDLYQPTRVALEGFWPRLSRGGILLFDEYAIKDWPGETRAVDEFFADKPEVIIKTLPWTNTPAGYLVKP
- a CDS encoding class I SAM-dependent methyltransferase, encoding MSPQPFLDYYRENRISPVAQEISDLNNHFRRRAALYRLLGLPPGLLQGKRLLEFGPGSGHNALFTLSLAPGHYRLVDGNPTGLQETRKRLSDYFPKADNWQTELGLIESYQSDGLYDGVFCEGVISGQTHPEAFLRRVAGHVKPGGILVITCMDNVSFLSEILRRIAADLWLPKEAPIDQKVAQLIPFFEPHLATLPAMSRPIRDWILDNVLQPLTGQLLPIPDAIDALSRDGDDLQFDVQGASPRFFTDWRWYKSIHNPDPGFNEIVRQSYLENLHNLLDHRFLHPPRSPELNQPLIPLGEALYGELNTGNREGIAGLVGEVAGLVDPFATETAAALREFQAALGEERFPTLTRFAPFFGRGQQYLSFIRR